GAAAAAGGATGAATCCCGCCTTTTTTACCAGCTGCTAAACCCGCGAGACTGGTTAAAAGTGGCCAAGACATACAACTTTGAAAAAACATCGAAAGAAGAATCGAAATACAAAATGTTCTCTTCATAAACACTCACTCTAATTGTTTTATTTAAAGTTTTCATTTGTGTATTTGCTGTGTTTATTTATTTGGAGTTTTCATTTGTGCATTTATCTATTGAGGCTCCTACAAAATTTAAAAAGAATAATTATCCGATCAGATTTTTGCATCAAGTCGTCGTTTGGCGACCATCAGAAAGATTACAATCAATTTTATAGAGATTCTCTTTAAATTTATTGGATATAGAAAGTTTGTAAAGAAAAAATAACTGAAATTTCTAAAAACTGAGTATATAATAAAAAGTGAATACTTAAGTGATTTATATTTGAAGTTAGTCGTTTAAATTTTATGATCTTTAAGTATTAAATGGGATCATTACTGATTTCTATAAAACTGAGTAACGTTAATTTTTATCACAAAACGCTGGATATTTTATAATATAGTTCACATTAAAAGTAAATTGGGCATTATTTAAGAAATGATTTTTTAGTATCGTATAACAATCTTTAGAAATGGTTATAAGAATTTTAATAGAGATTTTCTATTATCTCAAAAATGTATGGCTTAAGTATATTTGACCTTCAGATCAAAGAAAGTCATGTGTTATACAATACCTGAGAGGATCCAACTACCAATTTATATCAGATTCATATTGAGATTAATTTAAAACACTCCGCAAAATCTGCGGAGTGTTTTAGGAACAAAAGTTTAGAAAAAGGAAACGATTACAAGGTCGATAGATTACAAATCATACCGGTAAACTTGAGTCGCTCCTTTTCCGTAAAATCGGCGTTATTCAAATAACTCAATGAATTCGTAATAAAGAAGGTCACGAACCCATTGTTTGTTTTCTGCGAATGTGTTAAACATTGTTAATTTTTCATATTACGGCTTCGTTTTAATAGAGGCTAATATTTCTGGAGTTACTTCAAAATCAATAGAGTTACTATGGATAGAATTGTAAGTCGCAGAAATTTTAGAGGAACCTACAGAAAGCGGTGTTATTAAACCTCTGTCATCATTAGAGTTACCGATAGAAGCTACCTTAGAATCAGAGGACTTCCAGGTTACAAGATCCGTAAGGTCAAGTTCGCTACCTTTTTCGAAAGTTCCGATTGCTTTGAATTGTTGAGTCAAGCCCTTGTCTGTCAAAACTTGAGAAGAACTAATGGTTATGTTTACAAATTTCTCGTCATTGACAAATATCCAAGCTCGATTACTTTCAATAGAATCGTAGGTTGCCGTAAATTCTGAAGCTCCAAATGCAAGAGCCGTTACTTTACCTTTTTTACCGGCTGTATTTTCGATCGAAATGTTGGATGGTTCGCTGGAAGTCCACGTTACAACCTGAGTCAAATCATGGGTAGAGTAATCCGAATAGATGCCGGTAGCGGTCAGTTGTAGTGTAAGACCTTCACTCAGAACGAAGATACTAGGTTTTACTTCTATGTCAACAAGCGTAGCAGAAGTGACATACAAAGTAGTGGAAGCGGACATAGAGTCGGATAACGTTGCAGTGATATTCGTTTTTCCATCATCGATTGCGATAACCGAACCAGCCAATGAAAATGTGTTATCGATCGATGCAACTTTCGGATCAGAGGAAGACCAGGAAACCTGTTTTGTAATGTCTGCCTTTGTATTATCCGTATAGATTCCAATTGCTTTAAATGGATAACTAAGTTTTTTGATCAAGAAGAAATTATTTGGTGTTATTTCGATCGAAGCTATTTTTGCTGGAGTAACTTGGAATGTCGCATTTGCACTTGAAATTGAACCTAAGGTAGCGGAAATGTGACTCGTTCCCTTCGAGAGTGCATTAACAACCCCTTCACTTCCAGTTGCGTTTGAAATTTCTGCGTAGGCAGTATTGGAAGATTTCCAAGTAACCTGGTCGGTAATATCTTTTGTCGAATTGTCCGTAAATACGCCGGTCGCTTTAAAATTTTCAGTAAGTCCCTTGGCCTTGTGAGATAAAGTAGGATTTAACACAATCTCAACCAGTTCTGCTGCGGTAACGGATAATTTGGAAACTGGGCTGCTTACATTTCCCAATGTCGCTTTAATACCCACTATCCCTGTACCGGTTGCGTGAGCTTGTCCATGGTAATTTTTCGTGTTCGAGATCGTTGCAACAGAGTTGTTGAACGAATGCCACGTAACGGAGGAAGTTATGTCCTTGCTGGAATTATCAGAGTAGATACCTGTAGCAGAAAAATTTTCTGTTAACCCTTTTACAAGAGAAGGTTTCACAGGACTGATTTGAATTGAAGTAAGAACCGCGGGAGTAACTGTAATATCAGCTTTCCCGGAAAGTTTTTCTAAGGTTGCAGTAATGGTCGCTTTCCCGACTGAAATTGCCTTACCTCTTCCTTCTTCACCGGATGCATTCAACATATTTAATACTTTCGAAGAAGACTTCCAAGTAACTTGCTCTGTAATATCCTTCTTAGAATGATCCGTAAAAATACCTGTAGCGGTAAATTTTTGAGTTAGTCCTTTTGCAATCGAAGAGCGAGTTGGAGAGACTTCGATCGAAGTCAAATTAGCCTGTGTGACGGTAAAATCTACAGAACTTTCGATTCCACCCATGGAAGCGATAACTTTAACAGTTCCTTGTTTTAAAGTGGAACCTAACCCGCGTTTGGCGTTTGTATTGGAAACGGTAAGAATATCTGTATTAGATGAACTCCAAGTGACCTGATTTGTAATATCGGAATTAGAATTGTCTGTAAAAATACCGGTTGCTTTAAATCTTTCGGAAAGTCCCTTTGCTTTGGAAGCAGCGGCCGGTGTGATTTGTATTTCAACAAGTTTTGCAGCAGTAACGGATAACGTAGAAACTGGACTACTTACCTTTCCGAATGTGGCTTTAATATCCGTTGCTCCTGTAGCTGCTCCGTAAGCGTTTCCTTGATTTTTTTTGGCGTTTGAAATTGTTGCGATTGAAGAATCGGATGAGAACCAAGTAACGGAGGAAGATATGTCCTTGTTAGAGTTGTCAGAGTAGATCCCAGTAGCCGTAAATTTTTGAGTTAACCCTTTTGCAAGAGAAGGATTTACAGGATCGATTTGAATAGAAGTGAGAACCGCAGGAACTACAGTAAACCAAGTTTTACCTGAAACTTTTCCTAAAGTAGCAGTAATAGTCGTGTCTCCAACAGCGTGAGCTTTCCCCAGACCTTTATTATCATCTAAGTTAGACACGCTTGCGATTGCTGAAGAAGATTTCCAAGTGACTTGATTTGTAATATCTTTTTTGGAGTTATCCGTAAAAATCCCGATCGCCGTAAATTTCTGAGTTAGTCCTTTTGCAATTGAAGGTAAAACTGGAGAAACTTCGATGGAAGTTAATACCTCTTGTGTAACTTTAAAATCGGTGGATCCTTGTATTCCACCGATGGAAGCGGTGACCTTAACATTTCCTTGGTTGAGTGTGGAAGCTAACCCGTGATTGGCGCTTGCATTGGAAATAGAAAGAATATCCGGATTAGAAGAATCCCAAGTAACTTGATCTGTAATATCTGAGTTCGAATTATCTGTAAATATGCCTGTAGCTTTAAAGTTTTCTTGTAAACCTTTTGCTACTGCAGAATTTGTAGGAGAAACAGAAATAGAAACTAAGGCAGCAGGAGTGACGATTAGTTTTATGGAACCATTTATATTACCTCTAGAAGCAGAGACAGTAACGATTCCAGTATCAGCCGTTTCTAATATTCCGTTGTTCTGAATATTAGCGATAGTGGAATTAGAAGAATTCCAGATAACAGAAGAGGAAATATCCCTGTTAGAATTATCCGAATAAATCCCAGTAGCCGTGAGTTTTTGTTTTTTTCCGAGAGGAATATTTGGACTGTTGGAAGTTACTTGGATAGAAGAAAGAACAGCGTCACCAACAGTTATCTCTTCGGAAGCTTGTTTTGATTGAAAGGATGCACGAATATGAGCCGTTCCTAAATTGATACCTGAGGCCAAACCGGAATCATCTACTCGAACTAAATCTATATTACTGGAAGACCAAACGATCAATGGATCGTTGGAAATATCTTGATGAGAACCATCCGAAAAGATACCGATGGCAGCAAATTGACGATTTGTACCTTTAGGTAATATACCGTCATCTAAACTCGTAACTTGAATTGAGTTTATCGTGGCTGGTGTAACCGTAATTTTTTGTTCAGAATACATCCCGTTGTATTCAGCTTTTATAATGGAAGAACCAGAAGCGATTCCTCTGACTCTGTTACCTTGAATGTCAACGATTGATTGGGCATCGGAAACGATAGATGTCGAATCCGTAATATTCTGATTTGTTCCGTTATCAAAGATTGCGGTGACTTCGAGAGTTGTACTTGTACCTTTTGCGATGGAAGAATCTTGATAACTGAGCTCGATCCTTGTAATAACTGGATCAGAGTTACTTAATAGAAGGTGGAAAAAGGATGAATCCCCGCCTTTTTTACCAGCTGCTAAACCCGCGAGACTGGTTAAAAGTGGCCAAGACATACAACTTTGAAAAAACATCGAAAGAAGAATCGAAATACAAAATGTTCTCTTCATAAACACTCACTCTAATTGTTTTATTTAAAGTTTTCATTTGTGTATTTGCTGTGTTTATCTATTTGAGGTTTTTGTTTGTGTATTTGCTGTATCTATCTATTTGAGGTTTTTGTTTATGTATTTGCTGTGTTTATCTATTTGAGGTTTTTGTTTATGTATTTGCTGTATCTATTTATTGGGACCTCTACAAAATTTAAAAAGAATAATTATCCGATCAGATTTTTGCATCAAGTCGTCGTTTGGCGACCATCAGAAAGATTACAATCAATTTTATAGAGATTCTCTTTAAATTTATTGGATATAGAAAGTTTGTAAAGAAAAAATAACTGAAATTTCTAAAAACTGAGTATATAATAAAAAGTGAATACTTAAGTGATTTATATTTGAAGTTAGTCGTTTAAATTTTATGATCTTTAAGTATTAAATGGGATCATTACTGATTTCTATAAAACTGAGTAACGTTAATTTTTATCACAAAACGCTGGATATTTTATAATATAGTTCACATTAAAAGTAAATTGGGCATTATTTAAGAAATGATTTTTTAGTATCGTATAACAATCTTTAATTGGAGTTCTATTTCGTATAACTTAATAAGTTATATGTGTCGTATCAAAAATTTTTTATCATCCAAATTCCAGCAAAAGCAAATCCGATTCCACCAACTACACTCAAACAGATATATCCTAAAAATAAAACGTAATGACCGGACTTTAACATTTGAAGGGTTTCGTAGGAAAAGGTGGAAAATGTAGTAAATCCTCCACAAAAGCCGGAAGCAAATAAAAACTTCCATTGAGGATCAAAAAGCGGAAATCGATCGAATAGTGCGTAGACGATTCCAATTAAAAATGAACCGAGTAAGTTTGCGGTTAAGGTTCCCCAGGGAAGGGATAAACCTAAAATAATTCCGAACCAATATTGTAACAAATAACGAAAAATACTACCAATCGCTCCGCCAAAGCCGATCCATAACAGTGTTCTTGAAAAATTCATAATAAATTTTTAATGTAATAAATTTTAATGTACGAATATATATGTTTAGATTTTGTTTGATCGATTTTTATACATTTGAACGCCTTAAATTTGTCGCAAAAACCTCTTGTAGAGAGAAATACCAGAAGCTTTTTATATAACTATAATTAAGGCAAGTCTCTGTTTTGGAATAGAATTTTAAGCGTTCTATTGTGTAATTCTGATTGGGTAGAACCTTAGAATAATCTTCTTTGGAATTTCAAATGATGAGGTAGTTCCCACAGATTAAGTCTCATTATGGATCAACAGTCTTTTTGATTGCTTTTTTTGCTATTTAATTCCTGTATGAGTTCCCACATTCCGGACTTTTTTTATGTTCAAGTGGACTCTATAAAATTCAAAAAGAATGGTTGTTCAATCAAAATTTTGCGTAAAACCGGTGTTTTGTGGTGATTACAAGAATGAAAAACTATTTTAACGTGAGTTCGGTGTAAGAAAAACCTTTCTAAAAGTAGTAGTTCCTACAATCTTAGAATTGGTTCGTAAAATCGTGATTTGTAGTAGTTCCCACATCATTTTACAGACAAACCTAAAAGTTTTGTGAGAGTTCCCACACTTGAATACGACAGATTCAGTCGTTATAAACGTCTATTTTATAAATTGTGATAGCTCCTACATTTAAAGAATCGATCTATAAAATTCAGGTTCCAACTTTTTTCAGAATCGTGAGTCCCTTACGTCGAACTCACGTTATTTTAACGTGGATTTAGAGTTTGCTTCAAAACCTCGAAGAATTTGACGCCGTTATTCTTAAGAAATTTTTAATAAAATGTAGTAGTTCCTACATTTTTGTGAAACTCAATGCATCGCTTCTATGATCGCTCTGCAGGTCGCATTTGGCAATTTGTGAATGTTCAAGTAGTTTTAATCTCGTCCAATTTTTGTAATAGTTCCCACATTTTTGTAAAGCTCAATGCATCGCTTCCTGAATGCTGACTCTTAGAGGGGCAGGACTGTGTTTGAAACTCAGCAGAAACCTTCCTCAAACTCAGCGTCTCGTTTCTATGGGCGCTCGATAGATCGCGTTCTAAATTGAAACCAAAGACGATATATTATATAATGTTTTTTGCATGCAATTGATTGGCTATAGACGAGAGAGTTCTGTCTTGCCTTCCGTGGCGGCCGGATTTGCCCAGATTTTTCTTACGTCGAACTCATGTTATTTTAATAGGGATTTATCACGTAAGGATTGCCTATTTTAGATTTTAATAGATTGGTTGGATCGTGTATTTTTGAAGAACTACTAATCTTAAAATAACGATAGATCTGATAGATTCCGACTCCAATTGTCACAATGGAATCGTCCACCGGTCCAGGGACCAAATTCGGAGGAATCCAATAGATTAAAATTATCAAGACGGGCCAAAAGATTCTAAGCGTTTCGACCGGTTTTGAATCCTTGATCGCAAACCAAAGACCAACGCGAGGAGAATCGATACGAGAATTCCGCCGAAGAAAAGAATATGTTTGCCCGCAAGAACGAGCCAGTCCGCGATTGTATGCGTCTTACCATAATCGTCCTTTAAAAGCAGAACCGTAACGTCGACGGATGCAAAAAACGGAATCAACATTCCCCACAAACAACCGTATTTAATTTTTCCGAGAAAAATATTTATATTCAATTATTATAATATTTTTATATCCCAATTACCCTTTTAAAAAACTTTACTACTCGGACGCATGAATAGAATACTTGGGTTAGATTGTTTCAAAAATTTGAATATTTTGGCCCTGCTTTAAAATGCCATAATCTCGAATTTGTGGTATTTTTTAAGTACCGCTATTTTTTTCGTAAATTCGGCCGTAAATAACTTGGTACTATTTTCATGCGTCCGCGTAGTAAATAATTCGAAAATAAATTCAAACCAAAGAAATTTGACAAATCTTGAAAGTGTTGTAAATCATTTTGTAGATTTAGGATCGGTTTCAAGAAAGTATTAAACCCTTTTGGGAAATCATAAAATAATCATTGGATAAAATTTCGGATTAGTTTCCAGTGAGTTTCAGTTATAGATCCAAAAAGAGAATGATTTGCATTAGAAAGAGTTATGAGTTTTGCATTGGAAAAACTTTTACTCAGAGCCTCCCCCATATAGTAAGGAACGGCCACGTCTTTTTTGCCATGGACGATCAATACGGGCAATATAAGATCTTTGGATTTTGATATTGAGTTAAATCGATCCCAAATCAAGATTTGAGGAAGTATGGGAACGTATCGATAAGAAGCAACATCTGGAATCGATGTATAAGGCGCGAAAAGTATCATCTTGGAAACTAAATTTTTTCGAGCCATTTCTACAGCAACCCCCGTTCCAAGAGAGTATCCGATCGCGATCGTGTTTTGTTTCGAAAAAGAAAAATTCTTCTGCACAAAATTTATGGCAGCATCGGCGTCTGAATAAATATTGCTTTCAGAACTGGAGTAACGTTTTGCTTTTCCATATCCAGGATATTCAACCAATAGAACGGAAAAACCCATTTGTGAAAGTTTAGCTCCAAGATAAGACATACTCTGCAAGGTTCCATGTTGACCGTGAAAAACAACAGCAAGTCGGGAGCTGTTTCGGGTAAAATAAGCATAAACGATTCTATCTTCGTTTTGAATTTGAAGTAGAGTACCAGAATAAGAAGGAAGAGTATCTTTTCCTTGAGCTATAAAAATCAGTTTTCGAGAAACAAAACAACCAAAAACTTCTAATAGAAGAAAAAGGATACAAGAGTATTTCAGAAATTTATACATTAAGGAATTGTTATTAAATACGATTAGAAATAAAATGATAAGATTAAGAAATCGTTTCTAAATTTAAAGATCTGTAAATACAACAGTGTATAAGAGCCGATTCCAATCCGAACTTAAATTTCTCCGTAATTTCCTCTTTGGGAAGAGCGTTCAGTATTTTATCCATTTTATCTAAAAACAGACTTTGGTTATTTTTACGTAACCATACTTTAAGGGCCTCTTCTCGTTTTATAAATCTTGCCGGATCTAGTTCCATTTTTAAGCTTATGGTTGTTATACGATGATCGTTTCTGCGATCCTGTGCAAACTCAGCGAGTGGGTCATAACTCAGAAGTCCCTCAATTTTTTTTTACGAAGTTTTCAAATAGGCAAGAATGAACGGTTCTATGTCACCGTCCATCACAGCCGCAACGTTGCCGGTTTCGTGATCAGTCCTATGATCTTTAACAAGGTTATAAGGATGAAAGACGTAACTACGAATCTGAGAGCCCCAGGCGATGTCTTTTTTTTCTCCGGATTTTTTTTCCAATTCTTCCTTTGCTTTTTCTTGTTCCAACTCGTAAAGTCTAGCTTTCAACATTTTGAATGCAGTATCTCTGTTCTTAATCTGAGACCTTTCGTTCTGACAAGCAACTACGATACCACTCGGCATGTGAGTGATTCGAACAGCCGAGTCGGTGGTGTTTACGTGCTGACCGCCAGCACCCGAAGAACGATAGACATCTACACGAATATCTTTCTCTTCGATTTTGATGTCAATGTCATCGTCTATTTCTGGGCTGACGTGAACTGAAACGAAGGAAGTATGTCTTCTTTTATTTGCGTCAAAAGGAGAAATTCGAACGAGTCTGTGGACTCCGTTTTCACCTTTGAGAAATCCGAATGCAAAATCACCTATCACGTGTAAGGTGGCATTTTTAATGCCGGCGCCGTCTCCCGCTTGAATGTCTATTAGAGAATACTGATACCCTTTTTTTTCGAAATAACGTGTGTACATTCTGAGAAGCATTTCCGCCCAGTCCTGGCTTTCGGTTCCACCGGCTCCGGGATGGATGTTTAAAAAAGCGGGTTTTAAATCTTCCGGATTGTTTAAAGCGCCTAAAAGTTCCAACTCTTCGAACTTTTCCTGAAGTCTGTTGTATTCGGAGGAAAGCTCTCCAACGCCGTTTTCGCCTTTTTCGTCCAAGGTGAGATCTACTAAATCAGGAAAATCTAATATATCTTGTTGGATATTAAACCAGGGAGAAAGTTTTTTTTCGAGTTCGTTCTTTTTTTGGCTTACCAATCTGGCTTCTTCTGGATTGTTCCAAAGATTTGGATCTTCTGCTTTTTCGGTGAGCGACTTGAGACGATCCTTGTCTTGTTCCAGATTCAACAGTTTCCAACGATTTAAAAAATTCTCTTGTAATTCTTTAGAAATTCTTTTTAGTTCTTTTGCCGATTTAACTTCCATAATCATCTACGCTAGGTTTGATTAAAATTTGAAAATGACCTTTGTGAATTGATAACGATTCCAATTGGGTTCAATTTAAATTCCATAATAATTTTTTACCCATTTTCCCGAATAGAACATAATAAATAAAAGATTCAAATCGTTTGTGTTCTCGAGTCTATGAAAACGATTTCCGGAACTAAAAAGACGTACTTCTTAACTTGGAAAACAACACGGATTTATAGAATCAATTTGGGCGTTCCTGCACTGAATTGTAAATCAAAGTAGAAAAGTAAAGGTGCAGGCCGGGCTTGTTACGCGCTTCAGCTCACGCTTCCGGTCCTTTCTAACGAAAGGACTGCTACGCACGCTCCACATCCCTAACGCTACTTAACGTGAGCAGGGTGTAAAAAAATGAGAAAGAATTTTCTAAAAGTATGAGATCCTACAATATCAGAATTTGTTTGTAAAACTAGTGATGCAGTAGTTCCCACAAATTAAGTCACATTAGGTAGTAAAAAACGGAATCGTTCCCACGCCAAATTCTTCAGTTGTATATGGATCGAGAGAGACAACGGAAACTCAAGATCACTTTTATAAAATTCAAAAAAGAAGATCATCTGATTGAATTTATAACCAAATCGTTGTTCGACGACAGTCATAAAATAAAAAATTCAGTTTATAAAGATTTTCTTAAGATAAAACAAATCTGAGAGTGTTTAATCGATGAACTAAAGACAAACCTATCGACTTATTGAAAAAGAAAATCTTCTTTATTCTCTCTTTCCTGTTCCCAAGAAAAAACAGTATCTCTAAGTTGAGGAGTGTTTCCTTCCACGGTAGCCACTAAAATGAATTCTTCTTTTTTTCTAAATTCTTCCGGATTCTTTTTTAAGATCAGTTTGCCTGAACGGATTAGATCCAAAACGTGAAGAAGAAAAGGATCTTTTTCCGTTCTGGAAAGTTCTTTCATTGCGGAATAAAACGGAGTGATACCTTTGTGAAACCAATCTACAATTTCACTTTTCCCAAAAGGCCAAAGCTGACTGAGTTCAATGGATTCTTCTCTAAGTAAGGATTTACCTTGAAATGGTTTTTGCAGATGCCTACATTGAAAATAAAGTTCATGATTGATCTCGCGAGGAAACGTCTTACCATAACCGGAACCGATCCATTCGATCCAGGCTTTTTTTTCCTTGATAGGTAGAGAAGGAATTAAAGCGAAAAGATAATTCTGATTTTTGAATATTCTAGAAGTGGAAAGATGATCTAAAACTTCGTAAGGAATCATATATTGACCCTTTTGCCATTCTAGAACCAAAGGAATTTTTTCTA
This genomic window from Leptospira kirschneri serovar Cynopteri str. 3522 CT contains:
- the ligA gene encoding lipoprotein adhesin LigA, whose protein sequence is MKRTFCISILLSMFFQSCMSWPLLTSLAGLAAGKKGGDSSFFHLLLSNSDPVITRIELSYQDSSIAKGTSTTLEVTAIFDNGTNQNITDSTSIVSDAQSIVDIQGNRVRGIASGSSIIKAEYNGMYSEQKITVTPATINSIQVTSLDDGILPKGTNRQFAAIGIFSDGSHQDISNDPLIVWSSSNIDLVRVDDSGLASGINLGTAHIRASFQSKQASEEITVGDAVLSSIQVTSNSPNIPLGKKQKLTATGIYSDNSNRDISSSVIWNSSNSTIANIQNNGILETADTGIVTVSASRGNINGSIKLIVTPAALVSISVSPTNSAVAKGLQENFKATGIFTDNSNSDITDQVTWDSSNPDILSISNASANHGLASTLNQGNVKVTASIGGIQGSTDFKVTQEVLTSIEVSPVLPSIAKGLTQKFTAIGIFTDNSKKDITNQVTWKSSSAIASVSNLDDNKGLGKAHAVGDTTITATLGKVSGKTWFTVVPAVLTSIQIDPVNPSLAKGLTQKFTATGIYSDNSNKDISSSVTWFSSDSSIATISNAKKNQGNAYGAATGATDIKATFGKVSSPVSTLSVTAAKLVEIQITPAAASKAKGLSERFKATGIFTDNSNSDITNQVTWSSSNTDILTVSNTNAKRGLGSTLKQGTVKVIASMGGIESSVDFTVTQANLTSIEVSPTRSSIAKGLTQKFTATGIFTDHSKKDITEQVTWKSSSKVLNMLNASGEEGRGKAISVGKATITATLEKLSGKADITVTPAVLTSIQISPVKPSLVKGLTENFSATGIYSDNSSKDITSSVTWHSFNNSVATISNTKNYHGQAHATGTGIVGIKATLGNVSSPVSKLSVTAAELVEIVLNPTLSHKAKGLTENFKATGVFTDNSTKDITDQVTWKSSNTAYAEISNATGSEGVVNALSKGTSHISATLGSISSANATFQVTPAKIASIEITPNNFFLIKKLSYPFKAIGIYTDNTKADITKQVSWSSSDPKVASIDNTFSLAGSVIAIDDGKTNITATLSDSMSASTTLYVTSATLVDIEVKPSIFVLSEGLTLQLTATGIYSDYSTHDLTQVVTWTSSEPSNISIENTAGKKGKVTALAFGASEFTATYDSIESNRAWIFVNDEKFVNITISSSQVLTDKGLTQQFKAIGTFEKGSELDLTDLVTWKSSDSKVASIGNSNDDRGLITPLSVGSSKISATYNSIHSNSIDFEVTPEILASIKTKP
- the crcB gene encoding fluoride efflux transporter CrcB, with product MNFSRTLLWIGFGGAIGSIFRYLLQYWFGIILGLSLPWGTLTANLLGSFLIGIVYALFDRFPLFDPQWKFLFASGFCGGFTTFSTFSYETLQMLKSGHYVLFLGYICLSVVGGIGFAFAGIWMIKNF
- a CDS encoding alpha/beta hydrolase, giving the protein MYKFLKYSCILFLLLEVFGCFVSRKLIFIAQGKDTLPSYSGTLLQIQNEDRIVYAYFTRNSSRLAVVFHGQHGTLQSMSYLGAKLSQMGFSVLLVEYPGYGKAKRYSSSESNIYSDADAAINFVQKNFSFSKQNTIAIGYSLGTGVAVEMARKNLVSKMILFAPYTSIPDVASYRYVPILPQILIWDRFNSISKSKDLILPVLIVHGKKDVAVPYYMGEALSKSFSNAKLITLSNANHSLFGSITETHWKLIRNFIQ
- the prfB gene encoding peptide chain release factor 2, yielding MEVKSAKELKRISKELQENFLNRWKLLNLEQDKDRLKSLTEKAEDPNLWNNPEEARLVSQKKNELEKKLSPWFNIQQDILDFPDLVDLTLDEKGENGVGELSSEYNRLQEKFEELELLGALNNPEDLKPAFLNIHPGAGGTESQDWAEMLLRMYTRYFEKKGYQYSLIDIQAGDGAGIKNATLHVIGDFAFGFLKGENGVHRLVRISPFDANKRRHTSFVSVHVSPEIDDDIDIKIEEKDIRVDVYRSSGAGGQHVNTTDSAVRITHMPSGIVVACQNERSQIKNRDTAFKMLKARLYELEQEKAKEELEKKSGEKKDIAWGSQIRSYVFHPYNLVKDHRTDHETGNVAAVMDGDIEPFILAYLKTS